In Humulus lupulus chromosome 6, drHumLupu1.1, whole genome shotgun sequence, a single genomic region encodes these proteins:
- the LOC133785007 gene encoding basic blue protein-like — translation MATAAFGLMMLLIGHSVVLTSATKYVVGNRTGGWTFGASCNWPSNPGKHFKANDTLVFKYSAGHHNVVRVTKAGYRNCTAAEGARVYSSGNDQIKLVKGKNYFICTYPNHCTFGVRLSVTAI, via the exons ATGGCCACAGCAGCTTTTGGGCTGATGATGTTGCTAATTGGCCACTCAGTAGTGTTGACAAGTGCCACCAAATACGTTGTTGGCAATCGCACCGGCGGTTGGACTTTCGGCGCTAGTTGTAACTGGCCGTCTAATCCAGGAAAGCATTTCAAGGCTAATGACACCCTTG TGTTCAAATACAGCGCAGGTCACCACAATGTGGTGCGTGTAACCAAGGCTGGTTACCGGAATTGCACGGCTGCAGAAGGTGCGAGAGTTTATTCAAGTGGAAATGATCAGATCAAGCTTGTAAAGGGAAAGAACTACTTCATTTGCACTTATCCTAACCACTGCACATTTGGAGTCAGACTTAGTGTAACTGCAATTTAA